The following are encoded together in the Populus trichocarpa isolate Nisqually-1 chromosome 5, P.trichocarpa_v4.1, whole genome shotgun sequence genome:
- the LOC7477644 gene encoding protein WALLS ARE THIN 1, whose protein sequence is MPDVGGSASSRRMWCSVPERFQLHLAMLALQFGYAGFHVVSRAALNMGVSKLVFPVYRNIIALLLLLPFAYFLEKKERPALTLNFVLQFFFLALVGITANQGFYLLGLENTSPTFASAIQNSVPAITFLMAALLRIEKVRINRKDGIAKVLGTICCVAGASVITLYTGPVVYSPAKHLNRPTPMFVSLGDAEAKNWTLGCLYLIGHCLSWSGWLVLQAPVLKKYPARLSVTSYTCFFGLIQFIIIAAFMERDPQAWIFHSGGELFTILYAGVVASGIAFAVQIWCIDRGGPVFVAVYQPVQTLVVAIMASIALGEEFYLGGIIGAVLIIAGLYLVLWGKSEEKKFLALEKAAIQAAPEHGISRAQTHIKTSLTQPLLPSSTENV, encoded by the exons ATGCCTGACGTTGGTGGTTCAGCTTCTTCAAGGAGAATGTGGTGTTCGGTTCCTGAAAGATTCCAACTGCACTTGGCCATGTTGGCCTTGCAGTTTGGTTATGCTGGGTTCCATGTGGTCTCTAGGGCTGCCCTAAATATGGGAGTTAGCAAGCTTGTTTTCCCAGTATATAGGAACATCATCGCTTTGCTTCTGCTCCTTCCCTTTGCATATTTTCTAGAAAA GAAGGAGAGGCCAGCGCTCACTCTCAACTTTGTCCTTCAGTTCTTCTTCCTTGCACTTGTTGG AATAACAGCAAACCAAGGATTCTACTTGCTGGGTCTGGAGAACACTTCACCCACCTTCGCATCAGCAATCCAAAACTCTGTCCCTGCTATTACCTTTCTCATGGCAGCTCTACTCCG GATAGAGAAAGTGAGGATAAACAGAAAAGATGGAATAGCAAAAGTACTAGGAACTATCTGCTGTGTAGCAGGGGCCTCAGTGATCACTCTATACACAGGTCCAGTGGTATACAGCCCAGCTAAACATCTAAACAGACCCACACCAATGTTTGTTTCACTTGGAGATGCTGAGGCCAAGAACTGGACCCTTGGTTGCCTCTACCTCATTGGCCATTGCCTGTCCTGGTCTGGTTGGCTTGTGTTGCAGGCACCAGTTCTAAAGAAGTACCCTGCTAGGCTCTCCGTCACCTCCTACACTTGTTTCTTTGGGCTTATTCAGTTCATTATTATTGCTGCCTTCATGGAGAGAGATCCACAGGCTTGGATTTTCCACTCTGGTGGAGAACTCTTCACTATTCTCTACGCA GGAGTGGTCGCATCAGGGATTGCCTTCGCTGTACAGATATGGTGCATTGACAGAGGTGGCCCTGTCTTCGTGGCTGTTTATCAACCTGTACAGACCCTTGTTGTCGCTATCATGGCCTCCATCGCTTTAGGAGAAGAGTTCTATTTAGGAGG GATCATCGGGGCAGTGTTGATCATAGCAGGATTGTACCTGGTCCTATGGGGCAAAAGCGAAGAAAAGAAGTTCTTGGCATTGGAAAAGGCTGCAATTCAGGCCGCTCCTGAGCACGGAATCAGCAGGGCTCAAACCCACATCAAGACTTCCCTCACTCAGCCACTGCTCCCTTCGTCAACAGAAAATGTTTGA
- the LOC7477643 gene encoding protein NRT1/ PTR FAMILY 8.2 has protein sequence MQPSLEKFPQEELHQTAMEESMGTTLVSNGCVDIRGRIADKRTTGGWKAAPFIIVNEVAERLAFYAIAVNMVAYLVFQMHQSLPDAATHVTDWIGAAFVLTLFGAFCADAYLGRFKTIIIFSCIYAVGMVLLTLSASIDSLRPPQCKVRPCPKATGGQTWFLYGALALIALGTGGIKPCVSTFGADQFDEADKKEVPKKYAFFNWFFLAINMGALFGITVFVYIQDNKGWAWGFGLPTGAMVISIVILVAGIRFYRFQEPMGSPFTRFVQVMWASVRNHLHGVLVGHQTELYEVNTNESDIKGAQKLSHTIQYSFLDKAAVVTDPEADTRNRWRLCTVTQVEEFKSFIRILPVWASTIALSISFAQLSTFFISQANIMDRKLGSNFIIPAGSVPIFSVINALILVPIYEKVIVPILRKRTGHSRGITSLQRIGVGLFISIFAVASAALVEKKRRHSPNPSDMSVFWLFPQFFLIGSAEVFSYVGQLEFFYDEATDGTRSISSAMFLSEIGIGSWLSTAIVKIIERATGGEEKGWLRNNLNLSKLDYFYWVLTSINAVNLAVYVWIAVLYKGRGGAVGSVRSESVFEMGDGVLLEKEDDKGERF, from the exons ATGCAACCATCATTAGAGAAATTCCCACAAGAGGAGCTCCATCAAACAGCTATG GAAGAAAGCATGGGAACGACTTTGGTAAGCAATGGTTGTGTTGATATTCGAGGAAGAATTGCAGACAAGAGAACTACTGGAGGATGGAAAGCTGCTCCTTTTATTATAG TGAATGAAGTTGCTGAGAGGTTAGCATTTTATGCTATAGCTGTGAACATGGTAGCTTACTTGGTCTTTCAAATGCATCAATCACTTCCAGATGCTGCAACTCATGTGACTGACTGGATTGGAGCTGCTTTTGTCCTTACACTTTTTGGAGCGTTTTGTGCCGATGCTTACCTGGGCCGATTCAAGACCATCATTATTTTCTCTTGCATCTATGCAGTG GGAATGGTACTATTGACGCTCTCAGCTTCTATAGACAGCTTACGTCCACCACAATGCAAGGTAAGGCCATGTCCAAAAGCAACCGGTGGCCAGACATGGTTCTTGTATGGTGCACTGGCCCTTATAGCCCTTGGTACCGGCGGTATCAAGCCATGCGTCTCAACTTTTGGGGCTGACCAATTCGATGAAGCAGATAAAAAAGAAGTGCCAAAGAAATATGCATTCTTCAATTGGTTCTTCCTGGCTATAAATATGGGTGCTCTGTTTGGTATAACCGTATTTGTATATATACAAGATAATAAGGGATGGGCTTGGGGTTTTGGGCTACCGACAGGGGCCATGGTTATTTCCATCGTCATTTTAGTAGCTGGCATTCGTTTTTATCGTTTCCAAGAACCCATGGGGAGCCCTTTCACCAGGTTTGTTCAGGTCATGTGGGCTTCTGTAAGGAATCATTTGCATGGAGTTCTGGTGGGACATCAAACGGAGCTTTACGAGGTTAATACCAATGAATCTGATATTAAGGGCGCCCAAAAGTTGTCTCACACCATACAATATAG TTTCTTGGACAAGGCAGCAGTTGTGACAGATCCTGAGGCCGACACAAGGAACCGTTGGAGACTTTGCACAGTAACACAAGTAGAAGAATTCAAGTCCTTTATAAGAATCCTCCCAGTATGGGCATCCACAATTGCACTCTCCATATCCTTTGCTCAGCTCTCAACCTTCTTCATCAGCCAAGCAAACATCATGGACCGAAAACTCGGCTCCAACTTCATAATTCCAGCAGGTTCTGTCCCCATCTTCAGCGTCATCAATGCCCTCATTCTTGTCCCCATCTACGAAAAAGTGATAGTCCCTATCCTCCGTAAACGCACAGGCCATTCCCGCGGCATCACATCTTTGCAACGTATTGGAGTTGGTTTGTTCATTTCAATATTTGCTGTAGCTTCTGCTGCATTGGTAGAAAAAAAGAGACGCCACAGCCCTAACCCTTCAGACATGAGTGTGTTTTGGTTGTTTCCACAGTTCTTTCTAATAGGCAGTGCAGAAGTTTTCTCCTACGTAGGACAGCTAGAGTTTTTCTACGATGAAGCAACCGATGGGACAAGAAGTATTAGTAGTGCAATGTTTCTTAGTGAAATTGGGATTGGAAGTTGGTTAAGTACTGCAATAGTTAAGATCATTGAAAGAGCAACTGGCGGAGAAGAAAAAGGGTGGTTAAGGAATAATCTTAATTTAAGCAAGCTTGATTATTTCTACTGGGTGTTAACCTCGATTAATGCAGTTAATTTGGCAGTTTATGTGTGGATTGCTGTTCTTTATAAGGGTAGGGGCGGTGCAGTTGGGAGTGTGAGAAGTGAAAGTGTGTTTGAAATGGGTGACGGTGTTTTGCTGGAAAAGGAGGATGATAAAGGTGAAAGATTCTAA